The Juglans regia cultivar Chandler chromosome 10, Walnut 2.0, whole genome shotgun sequence genome includes the window TTGTCACAAGAAAACAGCAAAGATTGAAAtacttaaagaaaaatcaaagctTCAGGTTAACAAGAATCCCTTCCAACTCATGAACCATCTTCCTAAAATACATTTGTAAATCACCCCTTTATTCCCAACAAAGCCATGGTAAGATGTTGGCAGAGCTTAATGCCAATAAAATgtatgattttgtttcttttcgtACTTACAAAAATCACTGGAAAAAAGTGTACTTGTCCATCAGGTTTTGTTTGTGTCTCTTTAAAGTACACCAAAATTGGGAAATTTGGCCACCAGAGCTCCCAATTCACAAATGTCGAATACCTGTAGAAAATCAAATAGGTGAGTTCAAGATCTGTGGAAATTGGTAAACGTATGGATTGATAAAATTTACTTACTTCCAACGGTTTTTCCCACCCACGAAGACATTTTCACCTGAATCCTGAAGCTGGTCTCCAACTTTTACCTCCTAAAAACACAATTGCAACAAATACTTTCAGTAAATTGATCATTGGCTAACTTTAGatgtgaaaaaagaagaataaaacatgctacaaatgatataaaaactAGAAGTTTAGGACTCAAAATCAACCTGACGAAACATAGAAGATAGCATGTTCATCTAAAAACACATATTTCTTAGTCAAGGTACTTGAACAGTATGTGAACCTAGTTTCCAtttagagaggaaaaagaacCGCGGGATGGTGTTGTTGTTGGTGCATCGTTGTTGAGTTCAGGAACAAGTTTCTAAATGTCTCAGGACAAGTGCTGCAAAATAACTACAATGTTGCATCTACTTGCTACCAATAGAAACCATTAGAACATATACAGCCATACAGGTATGCTTATCTGTGCATGCAAGCATGACTAAAGTGACGATGGTGCTGATAAAATAAGTTACTTGTAGGTTCCAGTACAAACCAACCAGTCAAGATGCCAGAGCCTTTACTCAAACAAATTCAGGTAGCTTCTCTTAAAGAGATCATGCTAATCTTTGAACTAACACACTAGTGCAAAGGAACAAATTCACAGAAATGACTACATACTGACTCTAGATAGAAATTTAACCTATCtctttgtttcaaatttaaaagaaatggtACACTTTTGGGAAGGTTAGCGAACAAACCAGAGCCTCTTCATCAAAGACAAATCTCACTCTTGTAGTCtggaagaagaaataaatatgtTAGCCAGTTTCAGGGAAAAATAATTGCATGAAGTTGCAACACGATGGAAAATGAAGTCAGTCTAGCTTAATTTTTAACCGAAAGACTgctttttatctattttgttcATCATTCATGGGATACCCCATTCTCAAGGCATCATGAAATCATTTAGGTTCAATCAAGATACAGAACCCAATAACAATAGGCAGCCTTGCCCCCTTAATTCTTGTAATTTCAAAAACGTCTTGCAACTTGTAGTTCTATTTACAGTTACCTGGAACAAGAGAAGTGACCCAAGGAGACCAATAGGTGCAGCTGGCAACAGATTATTTGTATAGGCAAGCCCGCCAGCTAGAGCTGTTTCAGTTATCATTTGACACTAAATCAAAACCTACATTATAGAAGTAATCTTGCTTGGAGAAAGGAAGGATAGTTGATGAGAAATTATCAGATGCAACGAATACAACAAAGTCCAATGACTTAATTCTAACATTCCTAACATGGACAATCAGGAATTAGTTAATTTATCTGCTTCTAATGTAGTTGTAAATGTTGGTAGTATGAAGCTAGGAATCTCGTATCTATTTGGTGTTGCTCATCAATAACCAAATGATAATCTAATTTCAAGCAGAAACCAGCTCACAGGCTTGATTTAGTCTGACAATGACTTTCAACAAACAGCACTGCTAAATAAATTTAGAAGCTGTTCAATCTATAACTAAATCCAGATATATGCCACTGCAGATATACGAACGACTAGTCATTGTTTGGTAAACATATTCAGTACACCAGTGTAATATTCATTCCTCTCACGTGAGAACTGTGAACCCTACCCAAGGAACCATTGTCCTGTGAGAGGAATGTGTAATGCGCTGGGCTAGGATTATGGAATAATTTCTTCTCATTTTGCCAGTgttcatttttatgaaaatcgATACACTTTGTTGTTCAAATTTCTTTGGGCATTTCCTCCTAAAAGTTCAAAATAACTGACAAAAGCCAAATACATAAGAATAATAGTCAGAACCCACCAAGTAAAACAACAGGTATGCGATAATCTGGGTCTGGAATCACAGTCTCTTTGTTCTTGATCCTCCTTCCAAGCTGTAAACACAAATAAATTTCCCGATAAACAAGTTGCACCAGATTAAATACACAGAAtcatattacaatattattcCTTATTCACTCTAGCTCTCTTATTAAACTCAATCCACAAGTTTTTTATGCTTATTCTGCCTAAAAGATATAATCAATTTCACTTCGCCAACCTCATAAAATGCAATAAGAATATATGTAACTTTAACTAGAAACAACAATGTAGAATAACAACATATACAAAGATGAAGTGGCACTGACCACTGATGCGACCACGGCAGGGCCTCCATGGGTGCTTGTAGTTTTCATTCTCACATAGTTTTGATTGTACAACACTTTGCCATAGAATGGGTTTCTGAAGTTTCTTACAAGTCCACCTACTTCTCTTTCTGCTTGAAATAGCGTCCAACTCAATTACGTAAATCAAAGTTGAAAGTTTCCAACTTTCAATATCATAGTTCTCCCACAACttgaaataacaaaatttacacaaaacacacgaaaaatttacaaaagaaGATAGCCTAAATAAAACAGAaagtaaaaatttcaaaccagCATTTGAGGATGAGAACCTTGAAAATGCTTACTTTGcaaagggagaaagagagaagtcGACAAGAGAGCGCTCGCCATATTCGGTTGGTTTCTTAAAATTTCTTCTCCGAAACTGATATTtctgtgttttttctttttttcggtCGCTTTTTTTTTGGTCCACAGCTTCAGAGGTGGAAATCAAGGTTagtttataatgatttttactTGTTTTTGCCTTTTGGTCGTTGAAGGCAATAAAACGAGACGtgggaatttaattttttgtgagaTAAATAAAATCTGATTTAtatcataaaatctattttatttttgtgcaagataaataataatttaacttgATTTTAAAGTAATCTCTTCAAttgaaatagtaattttattttaattttatttagattttatttatttttataaatgagatgagataatattaaaattaaagattgaataaaatattattaatatttaaaaatattaaattttttattttatataaaaatttagaaaattataataattaaataaaatgagagaaattataaaatacctagttataaatatcttaaatattGAACCTGTAAATCAGTTATTATACGAAGAGGGAGTGAGAGTGCCTTATCTTCTTCTACTCAGAAGCGcatagagagtgagagagagagtgactcTACACTTTGGTCTTAAAGCTCAAGTCTTCTCTCTGCTAACCTCTTTTGCtgaaacaaaacatatatctaGGAATAGGGAAACCTCTTCCAATGGCTAATTCTTTGTGTTCCGTGCCTGTTTGTTCGTTCAAGTCCCCTAACAAACCAGgtctctccctctccatctcTCCTATACGTCTTTTTGtgttcttttctattttccGCTTGTTTTCTGCTTGAATTTTGGGTGTTATTTTTATCTGCGGATGtgatttcttctctctttttatgaACATTTGATGGGATTTTCTCTGTAGGGATTTTAATTGGCAATTCTGTTGCTCGGAAGGTTCTTTCGGTGAATGAAGTGTCTCAGAAGTCTCAAACTGCTAAGTTCCAATCTTTGGAAGTTAAGGTAAGTGAAAATCGACCAATATAAGCATGTGCTTAATATTTCCCTTTCTAGCTGAACTGTCAATTT containing:
- the LOC109010757 gene encoding uncharacterized protein LOC109010757; its protein translation is MASALLSTSLFLPLQSKHFQEREVGGLVRNFRNPFYGKVLYNQNYVRMKTTSTHGGPAVVASVLGRRIKNKETVIPDPDYRIPVVLLALAGGLAYTNNLLPAAPIGLLGSLLLFQTTRVRFVFDEEALEVKVGDQLQDSGENVFVGGKNRWKYSTFVNWELWWPNFPILVYFKETQTKPDGQVHFFPVIFNGKQLYDVMVERAGPSNTSGPK